The proteins below are encoded in one region of Leptospira terpstrae serovar Hualin str. LT 11-33 = ATCC 700639:
- a CDS encoding rhodanese-like domain-containing protein, which produces MKINYLTILSLLFLQILGCKGQPEYLFLPQSMKLDLTPFLFRVYSPSELATLSNSDFNANESGLITSTKFSRYLSNWSNNRPSGVVGNLVLFQIQTSGSSSGRYVFFDGKQTFAYPIANLPDLLTDTRDDGVLSIDGVVPKGKKISDFFAIYGIDPAIDYIVFAQDTSSLANLSSATFAYYSLLYWGFPKERLAILNGSIADLTAASSLFTTPSYTYTNSNRAGSIKNLYRDHTVLQLTIGDLIHAIKNGTTNLEEVDPIPTEGFFIIDGRPNASYTGTVNSTASGSKYANCTSKTNSTFVSNTCVVTYEGRIKSATNLVPTDLYDGTTFQFKSFSQLQTYLNNTGYPTNKQIYVYGEDATKGSLVWFVLHQILGKPTRLYEGGWKQFGALGLRSPSSGSSPSAITQPASYWRTDIVTLSESNTSNADANVPNYLLDISRQFSKTANKLRTEDKGFLRGTSSSAGSGGGGSPTGGGGNACGG; this is translated from the coding sequence ATGAAAATTAATTACTTAACAATACTAAGCCTTTTATTCCTTCAGATTCTTGGTTGTAAAGGCCAACCGGAATATCTGTTTCTTCCACAAAGTATGAAACTAGATCTAACTCCATTTTTATTCCGCGTTTACTCTCCCTCAGAATTGGCCACCTTATCTAATTCTGATTTTAACGCAAATGAAAGTGGATTAATTACATCTACAAAGTTTTCACGTTACCTTTCGAACTGGAGCAACAATCGTCCTTCTGGTGTCGTTGGAAATTTGGTTTTGTTTCAAATTCAAACTTCTGGATCTAGTAGCGGACGTTATGTGTTTTTTGACGGGAAACAAACATTTGCTTACCCAATTGCCAATTTACCGGATTTGTTAACAGATACAAGAGATGATGGCGTGTTATCCATTGATGGAGTAGTTCCTAAAGGAAAAAAGATTTCGGATTTTTTTGCGATCTACGGAATTGATCCAGCGATTGATTATATTGTATTTGCACAGGATACTTCTTCACTCGCAAATCTATCTTCAGCAACATTTGCTTATTACTCTTTATTGTATTGGGGATTTCCAAAAGAAAGACTGGCTATTCTAAATGGCTCTATTGCCGATTTGACAGCTGCCAGTAGTCTTTTTACGACTCCATCCTACACCTATACAAACAGTAATCGTGCAGGAAGTATTAAAAATCTTTACCGAGACCATACAGTTTTGCAACTCACAATCGGAGATTTGATACATGCAATAAAAAATGGGACTACGAATTTAGAAGAAGTAGATCCAATCCCTACGGAAGGATTTTTCATCATAGATGGTAGACCGAATGCATCTTATACAGGGACTGTAAACTCCACTGCTTCTGGATCTAAGTATGCCAACTGTACAAGCAAAACAAATTCTACCTTTGTATCAAATACTTGTGTTGTCACTTACGAAGGCAGGATTAAGTCTGCGACAAATTTAGTCCCAACAGATCTTTATGATGGAACCACGTTTCAATTTAAATCCTTTAGTCAGTTGCAAACATATTTGAATAACACAGGATACCCCACTAACAAACAAATCTATGTTTATGGTGAGGATGCAACGAAAGGTTCTCTCGTTTGGTTTGTGTTACACCAAATTCTAGGGAAACCAACTCGGCTATATGAGGGTGGTTGGAAACAATTTGGTGCGCTTGGACTTCGTTCCCCTTCGTCTGGATCAAGTCCCAGTGCAATCACACAACCTGCTTCCTATTGGAGAACAGACATTGTAACCCTTTCTGAAAGTAATACTTCAAATGCGGATGCGAATGTTCCCAATTATCTGTTAGATATTTCGAGACAGTTTTCTAAAACAGCAAATAAACTAAGAACCGAAGACAAAGGATTCTTAAGAGGGACTTCCTCTTCTGCAGGTTCTGGTGGCGGAGGATCTCCTACTGGTGGCGGAGGAAATGCTTGCGGAGGATAA
- a CDS encoding multiheme c-type cytochrome has translation MFVSCSEKNFFESHWNHPISEQGLPPLHFSTLEKNLDPKGCGSCHKEQFQNWRKSYHSKSISKGFLWQKEILSSKEYQSCLQCHSPLAETKSELSVEFQTPEILNSKLHNFPEGISNPSILCASCHIRNQIRFGPPPKTNLVNTVPSNQLPHNGYIAKKEFESSEFCKSCHTSKETGVKLNGKRLMEVYTEWEKSPFAKQGIQCQNCHMPDREHSWKGIHDKTFVQNSLQPTWNIIEKNGNYQIQAELKSIGIGHEFPTYIVPKIYLRFYAIQKTAPRILLEESVVGRFVNTQLTEEYFDTRIKPQGSHLVRFDYEPKGKLIKEFLWEIEVDPDEQYIRSFEEQLVEKGNLLSKQSKKFLQESLDTKRKSRYLLFTLSLKVPASLPQ, from the coding sequence ATGTTCGTAAGCTGTTCAGAAAAAAACTTTTTTGAATCTCATTGGAACCATCCCATTTCCGAGCAAGGCCTTCCTCCCTTACATTTCTCCACTCTAGAAAAAAATTTGGATCCAAAAGGATGCGGCTCATGTCATAAAGAGCAATTTCAAAATTGGAGAAAAAGTTATCATTCAAAATCTATCAGCAAAGGTTTCTTATGGCAAAAAGAAATTTTGTCTTCAAAGGAATACCAATCGTGTCTGCAATGTCATTCACCATTGGCAGAAACAAAATCAGAACTTTCTGTTGAATTCCAAACACCAGAGATTCTAAATTCAAAATTGCATAATTTTCCCGAGGGAATTTCTAATCCATCCATCCTTTGCGCTTCTTGCCACATTCGGAATCAAATTCGATTTGGCCCGCCGCCAAAGACAAATTTAGTCAATACTGTTCCGTCGAATCAACTTCCGCATAACGGATACATTGCGAAAAAGGAATTTGAATCTTCCGAATTTTGTAAGTCTTGTCATACAAGTAAGGAAACGGGAGTCAAACTCAATGGAAAGAGGCTTATGGAAGTCTATACGGAATGGGAAAAAAGTCCATTTGCAAAACAAGGAATCCAATGCCAAAATTGTCATATGCCCGATAGAGAACATTCATGGAAGGGAATCCATGATAAAACATTTGTGCAAAATTCTCTACAACCTACATGGAACATTATAGAAAAAAATGGTAACTACCAAATCCAAGCGGAACTAAAATCTATCGGAATTGGCCATGAGTTTCCGACTTACATAGTTCCCAAAATTTACTTACGTTTTTATGCCATACAAAAAACTGCTCCACGGATCCTACTCGAAGAATCGGTAGTGGGAAGGTTTGTGAATACACAATTAACCGAAGAATACTTTGATACGAGAATCAAACCTCAAGGATCTCATCTTGTACGTTTTGATTATGAACCAAAAGGAAAATTGATAAAAGAATTTTTGTGGGAAATTGAAGTAGATCCTGATGAGCAGTACATCAGGAGTTTTGAAGAACAATTAGTAGAAAAAGGAAACCTACTTTCCAAACAATCCAAAAAGTTTTTACAAGAGTCCCTTGATACAAAAAGGAAATCTCGTTATTTATTATTTACTTTGAGTTTAAAAGTGCCTGCTTCACTTCCGCAATGA
- a CDS encoding trans-sulfuration enzyme family protein: MFEHFETDAIRIQTKRTGEKEHSTPLFLTSSFVFDDAEHARALFAEEVTGNQYTRFSNPNTTELIDKLCSLEHTEDGIATASGMSAVFTSVFGLIKSGDHIVSARAIFGSTHQIFANILPRFGVTTTYVDINKPELWEDAFQENTKLVYIETPSNPGLDIVDLAWVSSLCKKKKAILVVDNCFCSPYIQRPADFGADIVIHSATKYLDGQGRVIAGVILGKKEFIQPIRYMARNTGPSLSPMNAWIISKSLETLAIRMERHSENAMKLAEFFEQSPEVELVRYPFLPNDPGYTIAKKQMKLGGGIVSFVIKGGVDRARKFLDSLKWFSLTANLGDTRTTVTHPTSTTHSKLSEAERLAVGILPGLIRVSVGLEHIDDIIAEVKQALLNSK; the protein is encoded by the coding sequence ATGTTTGAACACTTTGAAACTGACGCCATCCGCATCCAAACCAAACGCACTGGGGAAAAAGAACATTCCACCCCTCTATTTTTAACTTCAAGTTTTGTTTTTGATGACGCGGAACATGCAAGGGCTCTCTTTGCGGAAGAAGTTACCGGAAACCAATACACTAGATTTTCGAATCCCAATACAACAGAACTAATCGATAAACTTTGTTCTTTGGAACATACAGAAGATGGAATTGCAACGGCATCAGGAATGTCTGCAGTGTTTACTTCTGTGTTTGGACTTATCAAATCAGGTGATCATATCGTATCGGCTCGCGCCATTTTTGGGTCCACACATCAAATTTTTGCGAACATCCTACCTCGTTTTGGTGTTACTACAACCTATGTTGACATCAACAAACCAGAGTTATGGGAAGATGCCTTTCAAGAAAACACAAAATTGGTATATATTGAAACGCCTTCCAATCCAGGCCTTGATATAGTCGACTTAGCTTGGGTATCATCACTCTGTAAAAAGAAAAAAGCGATCCTTGTCGTAGACAATTGTTTTTGTTCTCCTTACATCCAAAGACCAGCTGACTTCGGAGCAGATATTGTAATTCACTCTGCAACCAAATATTTGGATGGCCAAGGTAGGGTCATTGCTGGTGTCATTTTAGGTAAAAAAGAATTCATCCAACCGATTCGTTATATGGCTCGTAATACTGGTCCATCCCTTTCCCCGATGAATGCTTGGATTATTTCAAAAAGTTTAGAAACACTTGCTATACGAATGGAAAGACATTCTGAGAACGCAATGAAGTTAGCCGAGTTTTTCGAACAATCACCAGAAGTAGAACTAGTTCGGTATCCGTTTTTGCCAAATGATCCAGGTTATACGATTGCGAAAAAACAAATGAAATTGGGTGGTGGAATTGTTTCTTTTGTCATCAAAGGTGGAGTGGATAGAGCTAGGAAATTTTTGGATTCATTAAAATGGTTTTCTCTTACTGCAAATTTAGGGGATACAAGAACTACTGTTACTCACCCCACTTCAACAACACATTCAAAGTTATCAGAAGCAGAGAGACTTGCAGTAGGAATTTTACCTGGACTCATTCGAGTTTCTGTAGGTTTGGAACATATAGATGATATCATTGCGGAAGTGAAGCAGGCACTTTTAAACTCAAAGTAA
- a CDS encoding ABC transporter ATP-binding protein yields the protein MIGIEAKNIFKSFGEPPQVVLKDVSLEIEVGDFVALTGKSGSGKSTLLYIVSGLDNPTSGEVKLGGSSLIGMGSAEIHRLRNLSIGFVFQFHYLLPELTGLENITMPARKTGSHKAMEEYALHLMESFSVLHCKDKYPNQMSGGEGQRVAIARALVQKPKFLFADEPTGNLDTANGDKVMEIFKRINQVDGTTILFVTHDPDYAGLASRRVHMIDGKIAEIS from the coding sequence ATGATTGGTATTGAGGCCAAAAATATTTTTAAGTCATTTGGCGAACCTCCCCAAGTTGTGTTAAAAGATGTATCTTTGGAGATTGAGGTTGGGGATTTTGTGGCTCTTACAGGAAAATCTGGATCAGGAAAATCGACTTTGTTATACATAGTGAGTGGGCTTGACAATCCAACCAGTGGTGAAGTCAAACTGGGTGGAAGTTCTCTTATAGGAATGGGCAGTGCAGAGATTCATCGGTTAAGAAATTTATCGATTGGTTTTGTCTTTCAGTTCCATTACTTACTTCCTGAACTTACTGGACTTGAGAATATTACTATGCCAGCTAGAAAAACCGGTTCTCATAAGGCGATGGAAGAATATGCTCTTCATCTTATGGAAAGTTTTTCTGTCTTACATTGTAAGGATAAGTATCCAAACCAAATGTCTGGTGGAGAAGGGCAAAGGGTTGCCATTGCAAGGGCACTTGTTCAAAAACCAAAGTTTCTTTTTGCTGATGAACCGACCGGTAACTTAGATACAGCAAACGGTGATAAGGTGATGGAGATATTCAAACGAATCAATCAAGTGGATGGGACTACCATCCTTTTTGTTACGCATGACCCTGATTATGCGGGTCTTGCGAGTCGAAGGGTCCACATGATTGACGGTAAAATCGCAGAAATTTCTTAA
- a CDS encoding ABC transporter permease, with the protein MLFLALRQILSRPQQSILTLIGIILGTAGYIVFSGIMLGFQAVITDQLVNSDGQIKISPKDELVTERTFEDVFFQGKTVRWLSPPSGRTDNSRLTNVLGWMEKLSNDHRVISFAPQLTKEVIFVNGKATAPARFVGVDPNIQPKVTNLSDYIVEGKLSDLSRGTSLAIMGEGVLGKLGAKIGDTISVYIPGTDLIPLKVVGILSTGNRLVDEVTVYSSLSTVQSITKSSGEISQIIVKIKDIRAAAQIAEDWRYFSKDKVESWDEVNASILQVFRTQDIVRNSTTFTIILVVAFGIYNILNMVVNQKKKEVAILRSIGFDEKDTIQLFIFQGLFLGTLGAVIGIFVGLLGCYYIDGIPIGDPKQNSKALMKTMMISWDIMIYVKGFSIAVLSASIASYIPARMASRLSPVDIIRGAT; encoded by the coding sequence ATGTTGTTTCTTGCCTTAAGACAAATCCTTTCTAGGCCTCAACAATCCATTCTCACACTCATTGGGATTATACTTGGAACTGCAGGATATATTGTATTTTCGGGGATTATGCTTGGGTTTCAAGCAGTGATCACAGACCAACTTGTGAATTCAGATGGACAAATCAAAATTTCTCCCAAAGACGAATTAGTTACAGAACGTACTTTTGAAGATGTTTTTTTTCAAGGAAAAACTGTCCGTTGGCTTTCTCCACCTTCCGGAAGGACGGACAATTCTCGATTAACGAATGTTCTTGGGTGGATGGAAAAATTATCCAACGATCATAGAGTTATTTCCTTTGCCCCTCAACTCACTAAAGAAGTTATTTTTGTTAATGGAAAAGCAACGGCACCAGCCAGGTTTGTCGGTGTTGATCCCAATATCCAACCAAAGGTTACTAATTTAAGTGATTATATCGTGGAGGGAAAATTATCGGATTTGTCGAGAGGAACTTCCCTTGCCATAATGGGAGAAGGGGTATTGGGTAAACTAGGTGCAAAAATTGGAGATACCATCTCAGTATACATTCCGGGAACTGATTTAATCCCACTCAAGGTTGTTGGTATTCTGAGTACGGGCAACCGATTAGTTGATGAAGTGACTGTTTACTCTTCCTTATCAACAGTACAAAGTATCACAAAATCAAGTGGGGAAATCTCCCAAATCATTGTAAAAATTAAGGACATTCGTGCAGCAGCACAAATAGCAGAAGATTGGCGTTACTTTAGCAAAGATAAGGTAGAAAGCTGGGACGAAGTGAATGCAAGTATTCTGCAGGTTTTTAGAACACAAGATATCGTTCGTAACTCAACAACATTTACGATTATACTTGTAGTAGCCTTCGGAATCTATAATATCTTGAATATGGTGGTGAACCAAAAGAAAAAGGAAGTAGCTATTCTTCGTTCCATTGGTTTTGATGAAAAGGATACAATTCAATTATTTATATTTCAAGGTTTGTTTTTAGGAACACTCGGTGCAGTAATTGGTATTTTTGTAGGACTTCTCGGTTGTTATTATATCGATGGTATACCCATCGGTGATCCAAAACAAAATTCAAAAGCATTAATGAAAACCATGATGATATCTTGGGATATAATGATCTATGTTAAAGGTTTTTCTATTGCAGTACTCAGTGCGTCTATTGCAAGTTATATCCCTGCGCGAATGGCAAGTCGACTTTCACCAGTTGATATCATTCGAGGAGCAACATAA
- a CDS encoding efflux RND transporter periplasmic adaptor subunit gives MDRKKLYIIGSVLVIVLIVTSYFFIRNSQSNRLGIERGSLVEAVYALGTVRPVDSFSLKFGIAASVREIFVEEGQTVTKGEALLVNDSGITFRSPFNGTLTKLNVAKNETAMPGIPILEIQNLKEVYISVSLDQESALRVKPGQAVQLSFESIRGNVYKGKVERIYPSNGQFLVRIEPQELPQGILPDMTTDVAIEVSSKENAILVPLVAVDRGKITRFRNGKRDKIEIRIGAINSEYGELLQGDLIEGDEVLVKN, from the coding sequence ATGGATCGTAAAAAACTGTATATCATTGGTTCCGTTCTTGTAATCGTTCTAATTGTTACTTCTTACTTTTTCATTCGAAATTCTCAATCGAATCGTCTCGGAATCGAAAGAGGTTCGTTAGTAGAAGCTGTTTATGCTTTAGGAACTGTGAGGCCAGTCGATAGTTTTAGCTTAAAATTTGGTATTGCTGCTTCGGTCCGTGAAATTTTTGTGGAAGAGGGGCAAACAGTAACCAAAGGTGAAGCTCTCCTTGTCAATGATTCAGGAATTACATTTCGTTCTCCTTTCAATGGAACCTTAACGAAGTTAAACGTAGCCAAAAACGAAACGGCTATGCCTGGAATTCCTATTTTGGAAATTCAGAATTTAAAAGAAGTTTATATATCTGTTTCTCTCGATCAAGAATCTGCATTACGTGTCAAACCTGGACAAGCTGTCCAACTTAGTTTTGAATCCATTCGCGGAAATGTTTATAAGGGAAAGGTGGAAAGGATTTATCCATCAAATGGTCAGTTTTTAGTTCGAATAGAACCACAAGAACTACCACAAGGAATTTTACCAGATATGACAACCGATGTTGCCATAGAAGTATCCTCTAAAGAAAATGCAATATTGGTTCCGTTAGTTGCCGTTGATCGCGGAAAAATTACTCGGTTTCGCAATGGGAAACGTGATAAAATTGAAATTCGCATTGGCGCCATCAACTCGGAATATGGGGAACTTCTCCAGGGAGATTTGATAGAAGGCGACGAAGTATTGGTTAAAAACTAA
- the mtaB gene encoding tRNA (N(6)-L-threonylcarbamoyladenosine(37)-C(2))-methylthiotransferase MtaB, which yields MKIKFHTLGCRLNFFETDGMYSVLKEKGFSLAQAEEEAQYIVVNTCTVTNKADVKNRNIIRNAIRTNPGAKVYVTGCYAETDKEVLQNIPGVFGVFGNTEKSALPYKILEDWEGKEFYPHKALDRFSYSDVLPEGHTRAYLKIQDGCNRKCSYCKIPAARGLGVSRNYNDVLDQVKYLQDNGVGEIQLTGVNLGWYRLENGEKGFLNLLEDILKVLEYSRIRLSSIEPPDVGSGLLDLMKHPRFCKFLHIPIQSGSRKVLKDMRRTYHPDAFRTRIELAKEKLPNLFLGTDVIVGFPSETELEFQETKQLLVELGFAKLHVFPYSVRKGTTAESFGDPIPGDEKKRRVLDLMSLSSELHTHYAESVIGKTYEAILESDGRFVTDNYLKGRLNDSFRFDTLQTGQFVDVRCLEYKPAKDREGEFVFGLSL from the coding sequence GTGAAAATAAAGTTTCATACACTCGGTTGCCGGTTGAATTTTTTTGAAACCGATGGTATGTACTCCGTTCTAAAAGAAAAAGGTTTTTCCCTTGCTCAGGCGGAAGAAGAAGCTCAGTACATCGTTGTCAACACATGTACTGTAACCAATAAAGCGGACGTAAAAAATCGGAATATCATTCGTAATGCCATTCGTACGAATCCAGGTGCTAAAGTTTATGTAACAGGCTGTTATGCAGAAACGGATAAAGAAGTATTGCAAAATATCCCTGGAGTTTTTGGTGTTTTCGGAAATACGGAAAAAAGTGCACTACCTTATAAAATTTTAGAGGATTGGGAAGGAAAAGAATTTTATCCCCATAAAGCACTCGATCGTTTTTCTTATTCCGATGTACTTCCCGAAGGCCATACCCGTGCTTATTTAAAAATCCAAGATGGTTGCAATAGAAAATGTTCATATTGTAAAATTCCTGCAGCAAGAGGCCTTGGTGTCAGTAGAAACTACAATGATGTTTTAGACCAAGTTAAATACCTTCAAGACAACGGGGTTGGTGAAATTCAACTAACTGGCGTTAATTTGGGTTGGTACAGATTAGAAAATGGTGAAAAAGGATTTTTAAACCTTTTGGAAGATATTTTAAAAGTTTTAGAATATTCTCGAATTCGACTCTCTTCCATTGAACCACCGGATGTAGGATCAGGCCTACTTGACCTTATGAAACATCCTCGGTTTTGTAAATTTTTGCATATTCCTATTCAAAGTGGAAGTCGCAAGGTTTTAAAAGATATGCGAAGGACTTACCATCCAGATGCCTTTCGTACAAGAATCGAACTAGCGAAAGAAAAACTTCCCAATTTGTTTTTAGGAACAGATGTGATCGTTGGTTTTCCCTCGGAAACAGAATTGGAGTTCCAAGAAACTAAACAACTATTAGTGGAACTTGGTTTTGCAAAACTTCATGTTTTCCCTTATTCAGTTCGTAAAGGAACAACGGCCGAAAGTTTTGGAGATCCCATTCCTGGTGATGAAAAAAAACGCAGAGTGCTCGATTTGATGTCACTCAGTTCTGAATTACATACTCACTATGCAGAATCAGTAATCGGAAAAACTTATGAAGCCATTTTGGAAAGTGACGGTAGGTTTGTTACCGACAACTATTTGAAAGGAAGACTAAACGATTCTTTCCGGTTTGATACTTTACAAACTGGCCAATTTGTAGATGTTAGGTGCTTAGAATACAAACCAGCCAAAGATAGAGAAGGTGAGTTTGTGTTCGGATTGTCACTTTAG
- a CDS encoding tetratricopeptide repeat protein, producing MKHFIHIAAVTCLLVTSLFAQEKEQVGSAYFQAVDEYKVKNYNKSIELVKGLLTDGKSSYEFYALLAFNYDKLNDFENSYKNILEARKRKPDDEDLLQASLAILTRHKKWKPAIELAEKTIPLYPQNPEVRYFYALALSEKGASKTALSQIEKAKAGSPSDFRMLELEGKIYYNLKNYDKADVSLRWASSLNQNSAEIWNNLALVQESLYKSNKKLGKKSQANTYLTEAKDCIKKASDLNGESNTIKENSKRIVALNEL from the coding sequence ATGAAACATTTTATTCACATTGCCGCTGTTACTTGTCTACTCGTAACATCTCTTTTTGCACAAGAAAAGGAACAAGTTGGTTCCGCATACTTTCAAGCTGTTGATGAATACAAGGTAAAAAATTACAACAAGTCGATAGAACTTGTAAAAGGCCTTTTGACTGATGGCAAATCGTCTTATGAATTCTATGCATTGCTTGCATTTAACTATGATAAGTTGAATGACTTTGAAAATTCCTATAAAAATATTTTAGAAGCAAGAAAACGAAAACCTGATGATGAGGATCTTTTGCAAGCAAGCCTCGCCATTTTGACTCGTCATAAAAAATGGAAACCAGCCATTGAACTGGCTGAAAAAACCATCCCACTCTATCCCCAAAATCCCGAAGTTAGATATTTTTATGCTTTAGCACTTTCTGAAAAAGGGGCATCTAAAACCGCACTTTCCCAAATTGAAAAAGCAAAGGCTGGAAGCCCCAGTGATTTTCGGATGTTGGAGTTAGAAGGAAAAATTTATTATAATTTAAAGAACTATGACAAAGCAGATGTTAGTTTACGTTGGGCATCAAGTTTAAACCAAAACTCTGCGGAAATATGGAATAATTTAGCTCTTGTGCAAGAGTCCTTATACAAATCGAATAAAAAATTGGGTAAAAAATCCCAAGCAAATACTTATTTAACAGAAGCTAAGGATTGTATCAAAAAAGCATCTGATTTAAATGGGGAAAGTAATACGATCAAAGAAAATTCTAAACGGATTGTAGCACTGAACGAACTGTGA